GGTCTCGGTCCCCGTCTCGCGGTCGTGGACCCGCAGTTCGGTCTGGCCGAGTGTCAGCCGCTCCTCCGGCGTGTACTCGAAGGCGACTCGACCGTCCGCCGTCGCGTCGAGCCCGCCGATCCAGCCCGTCGTCCGCGTGAATTCTGTGCGCTCGTCGGTCTCGACGTCGTGCTCGACGAGATCGTAGATCACCGAATCGTCGGGTTGGTCGCCCGCTTTCGTCGCGTAGTAGACGGTTCCGGCGTCCCCCCACGTCGGGCCGACGTAGTCGTCGTCGCCGTCGGTAAGCCGGGTGATCGCCGCACCCGTGTCGTCGCCGTCCGCGGGATCGACGGCTCCTTCGAGGGCTGCCTCGACCTCGAGGACGTAGACGTGGCTCCGTCTTCCGTCGACGTACTCCGTCCCGGCGCGGTAGATCATGCGGTCGATCACCCGCGGATCGGGCGTCTCGGGTTCGTAGTCGGGATCGACCGTGCGGTCGCGTCCGTCCTCGCGGTCGGCCGCAGTGACTCGCTGGGTGAAAAGCAGCCGCTCGCCGTTGGGGCTCCACTCGAGGTCGTCGATCCCGCCGACGACGCCGGTAAGCCGTCGAGCTTCGCCGCCGTCGGTCGGCAGGAGCCACAGCTGCTGGCGGTCGTCCTCGCCGCGGGTGCTGGCGAACGCGAGGAACTCGCCGTCGGGGCTCCAGCGGGGCTGGCCGTCGACGCCGTCGGCCGCGGTGAACTGTCGCGGCTCGCCGCCGCCGACGGGAACGACGTGGATCGTCGCCGCGGTGGTCTCCTCGTCCTCGGGGGTTCGGCGAACGAACGCGACCCGCTCGCCGTCCGGCGCGAGTCGCGGCTCCGTCGCGTGTACGATCTCGTGGTAGTCGGCCGCCTCGATCCGGTTCATGCCAACAGGCGCCGTGGAATCGGCGAAAGTATTTCGATTCGTAGGCGGCTCGACCGTCTGCCGAGGACGACGTCCTCGACGCTCGTCCGCTCCAAGCGAATACTGTTGTGGTTCTCAATCGTTCCGAACGTCGCGAGTGTACTTTCCGTCACCCTGGTCGTTCGGGCGCGAACGAACGGGAAAAATCCGAAGCAGCTATTAACGTATTCCTCATTATATATCCCGTATGGTTCGAGACATCAAGCGGCGCAAGTTCATTGCGCTCGGTGGGGCTGCTGGAATCGTGGGAGTTGCCGGTTGTATCGGCGAGGACGCCGAGGAGGCGGAGAACGGAGACGACGAAAATGGCGACAACGGCGAGGACGACCTCGAGGAGGCCCAGCCCGAGGAAGGCGGGGAAACGCTCTCGCTGCACGCCGGGGGGACCGAAGGGACCTACTACCCGCTCGCGGGTGACATGAAGTCGATCGTCGAGGATCAGACGCCACACGGCATTCAGGTGCAGTCGACGGGAGCGAGCGTCGAGAACGCGGCCAGCCTCGGCCGCGAGGACACCGAGCTCGCACTGGTTCAGAACGACATCACCTACTTCGCGTACAACGGCGTCGAGCTCGACGAGTTCGAGGATGAACCGCTCGAGAACATCCGCGGCATCGCCTCGCTGTACCCGGAGACGATCCACATCGTCACTCAGGAGGACTCGGATATCGAGACCGTCGAGGATCTCGAGGGCGCGTCGGTCAACACCGGTGACGCCGGCAGCGGGACGCAGGTCAACGCCCTGCAGATCCTCGAGTCGGCGGGCGTCGAGGAGTTCGACGAACAGAACACCGACTTCGGGACCGCGGCCGACCAGATCGGCGACGGCGACGTCGACGCCGCAATCACCGTGGGCGGCTACCCGCTGGGTGCGATCGAGGACCTCTCGGCGACCCAGGACATCTCGTTCGTCGAGATCACCGACGAGGCCCGCGACAACCTGCTCGACGACGCGGAGTGGCTCGCCGAGGACGAGATCCCCGGCGGCACGTACGACGGCGTCGACGACGACGTCGAGACGGTCTCGGTGCAGGCGATGCTGGCGACCCACGAGGGCGTCGACGCGGAGGTCGTCGAGGAGGTCACGGCGGCGATGTTCGACAACGTCGACGACTTCACGACCCAGTCCGAGTTCATCGACGTCGAGACCTCCCAGGAGGCGATGCCGATCGACCTCCACGAGGGCGCTGAAGCGTACTTCGACGAGCAGGACGTCGACGACGAGGACGCCGACGACGAGGACGCCGACGACGAAGACGAGGAGTAACGGCTCACAACGACGCACTCGGCCGACCGTCGGCACACCACCGTGGATCACCCGACCCGACGAACCGTCCTCGTTTCCGCGGTCGCGCTGTTCGGAGCGACGGCCGTTACGACCGCCTCGGTCGCCGACAGGACGCTGGTCGTCGCCGACGCCGAGTCGGGTGATCGACTGTTCGAGATCCCCGTCGATCAGGGCGATGCGGTGACGATCGCCTACACTCACAGCGTCGAGAAGACGCCGATCGAGGACGTCTACGTCGTCGAGGACTCGTCCCTGCGGGCCGATCGGTCGGTGTTTCATTCCTTCGGCGCGGGGTTGCCGACGAGCGACGTCGAGCGAACCGAGGAGGGGTACGTGGTCGAGGGCACCGAAACCCACGACGAGCTTCGGCTCGCACCCGGCGAGATCGCCGGCCACGAACTGCGTGTCGGGGAACGACGGTATCCGCTTGCGGAGGCTGCCGATGGTCGGGTCGTCCTGTTTCTGACCGACCGGGGGATCGGCGACGCCGTCACCGACGGTAACTCGAGCGAACGAACCGAAAGGATAACATCACCGACGGCGGCAAAAATCACTGGGACGAATTTATGAGCGTAGATAGGGGCGACGAAGCGGGACTCAGCGACGAGGAACAACAGGAACTCATGGAGGAGGTCCAGCGGCGCCGATCCCACCGGGGGCTGGCGGTCGTGGTCGTCGCCCTGATCGCGATCGCGTTCTCGACGTTCCAGATATGGATCGCCGCACGCGGGTACGCGTTCGGCGCCGAGCTGCCGGTGATCGGGGAGGTCCAGCTCGCTGCCCTCCAGCAGCTCCAGGTCAACGCGATCCACGTCGCGTTCGGGCTGGTGCTCGCGTTCCTGCTGTTCCCGACGAGTCGCGGCGAGGGGTTCCTCGCCCGACAGCTCGGCCGGATCGAACCGGCCGTCAGGAGCCGATTCGGCGACGACCACCCGCTCACGCGAGGCACCGCGAACGCCGCGGGCGCGACCAGGTGGGCGTTCCTCGATCCCGACATGGACCGGGTCGCCCCGGCCGACGTCGTCCTGGCCGTCCTCGCGATGATGCCGGCGTACTACACCGCGACGAACTACGACGAGATCCAACAGATCGCGGTCCACCGCTTCGAGGACACCCAGTCGCTGGGCGAGGTCTTCGCTCCCCTCGCCCCGATCGAGGCGGGGCTGACCGCGATCGGTATCCCGATGGCCGACGTCTCGGCCGCGTTCGTGCTGAGCGTCCTCGGGATGTTGCTCGTCCTCGAGGCGACCCGCCGGGCGCTGGGCCTCCTCCTGACGTCGCTCGTCGCCCTGTTTATCGTCTACGCCCGCTGGGGATACCACATTCCCGGAGATTCGGCGATCGGCGCGCTGTCGATCCAGCCCGACACGTGGGCTAACATCATGTACAACCTCTGGTATACGGTCGAGGCGGGGGTCCACAGCCAGCCGGTTTCCGTCAGCGTTCGCTTCATCTACATCTTCATCCTGTTCGGCGCCTTCCTCGAGATGAGCGGGGCCGGCCGCTGGTTCATCGATATGGCTTACTCCGCGACCGGGACTCGCAAGGGTGGTCCCGCGAAGGCGAGTGTCGTCTCAAGCGGGTTCATGGGGATGCTCAGCGGCTCGTCGATCGCCAACACGGTGACGACGGGGGCCTTTACGATCCCGCTGATGAAACGGTCGGGCTACTCGCCGGAGTTCTCCGGAGCAGTCGAGTCCTCGTCGTCCTCGGGCGGGCAGATGCTTCCGCCCGTGATGGGTGCTGCGGCCTTCCTCATCGTCGAGTTCACGGGGACCCCCTACGCCGACGTGATCATCGCCGCGACGCTGCCCGCACTGGCATTCTTCTTTGGGATGTGGGTGATGGTCCACTTCGAGGCGGTCCGGGGCGGAATCGGCGGGCTCCCTCGCTCCGAGCTGCCTGACGTCCGTTCGGCGCTGCGCAGCGGCTGGTTTTACTTCATTCCGCTCGTCCTGTTGCTGTACTTCCTGGTGATCGCCAGATACTCGATCAACCGCGCCGGCTGGCTCACGATCGTCGCCGTCGTCGCCCTGCTGGCGATCGTCGCCGCCTACGACGAACGCACCCGGGTTCCGCTACTGGCGACGCTCGCAGCGGCGTATCTCGCCCAGGCCGGCTCCTACGTGGTCTTCGGCGGCGGGCTCCTGGATACCGTCCAGGCGCTTGCCGGCCTCGAACCCGCCGGTGAACCGCTTGCGATCACCGACGCTGCGGTGGCCGCGATCGGCGACTTCGGCGTGATCGCGATCCTGGTCAGCGCCGTCTTTATCCTCCTGCGGCCCCGCGCCGACGCGCCGTTGCTCGATTTCGACCCCGAGGTCGACGCGGCGGCCGAGCGAAGCGCGAAGACGTTCAACCGGCCGTCTCTGGCGGGCAACCGGGGCTACCGGTTCGGTGCCTTCGTTCTGAAGTCGATGGATTCGGGGGCCCGAACCGCGACCACCGTCGTCGTCGCCGTCGCCGCCGCGGGGGTCGTCCCCGGCGTCATCAGCGTCTCCGGGCTGGGGCCGAACCTGGCCGCGCTCATCAGCGAGGTCAGCGGCGACTCGATGCTCATCCTGCTGACCCTGACCGGTGTCGCCGCGATCATCTTCGGGATGGGGATGCCGACGACGGCGATGTACATCATCCTGGTCGCGATGCTCGAGGCGCCGCTGGTCGAAGCCGGCGTTATCGTCCTCGCGGCACACCTGTTCGTCCTCTACTGGGGACTGATGGCCGACGTCACCCCGCCGGTCGCCGTCGCCGCCTTCGCCGGCGCTGGTGTCGCGAAAGCCGAGGAGATGAAGACCGCGGCGATCGCGTTCCTGCTGTCGCTGAACAAGGTGTTAGTGCCGTTCGCGTTCGTCTTCTCGCCGGGCATCCTGTTGTTGCGTGACGGCGAAATCATGGGCTGGGGAGACCTCACTGACCTGGGCTACGTCGTTCCGGATGTCGTGATTCCGGTCGTAGGGATGTTCCTCGGGGTCTACGCGCTCGGCGTGACGATCATCGGCTACCAGTACACCGAGGTCACACAGGTAAACCGCGCGCTGTACTCGATCGCCTCGATCCTGCTGATGGTCCCCGAGATTCCGCTGTTGCTCGTCGAGGGAATCCTCACGCTCGCGGGCGTCCCCTCGGCGCTGACGATCTTCGAAATTACCGCCTCGCTGCGCGGTATCGGCCTTGCGATGCTCGTGGGACTGAGCTATCGGAACCGCTCGCGGGCCGACCTCGAGGACGCCGACGCCGACACGGCCACCTCCGCGCCGGCAGCCGGCGACGCCTGAGCCGCGATCCCATCATTATTTCAACCAGTCCGGCGTAGTGGGTGGCATGTCCGACGCCAGCAAGCAGCCCGCCGATTCTTCGAGTCGCGGGTTCCGGACCGTTCTCGGTCTCTACCTCGGCGTCCTCGTCGCCGGCGTCGCCGCCTCGGTGGCGGCGACCCAGTCGGTTTCGGAGGCCGTCCTCGTCGCGGTCTTCGCCGGCGGCCTCGCGACCGGGGCGATCCTCGGGGTCGTCGCCGCGCGACTCGATGACGATCTCGCGATCCGTCTCGGACGGAGCCGACGCCGTCGCGCGCTGTTGTACCTGCCCGGGATCCCGGGCCTGCTCGGCGCGGCGGCCGTCGCCACGTCCTGGTCCCCGATCGCCTCGACGTTCGTCGCGACCGGGTCCTCGCTCTCCGTTCTCGTGGTCGGGTACGTCCTCGGCGGTATCGCCCGAAGCGAGTACGTGGAGGCAGTCACCGCGGGCGAGCCGACAGCCACCTGGAGCTGGACCCCGCCGGGCGGTGGCAAGGTCGATACGTTCGTCGCCCTCGCCTGGCTGTTCATCGCGTTCGCCAACGCCGTCGGTGGCAACTGGGCCGCCGCCGTCGTCTGGCTGCTGATCGCGGTCGGCTGGATCGTCGCCGGCGCTATCGAAGGTCGCTGGCAGACACGATGGGGAAC
This genomic window from Natronococcus occultus SP4 contains:
- a CDS encoding TAXI family TRAP transporter solute-binding subunit, whose amino-acid sequence is MVRDIKRRKFIALGGAAGIVGVAGCIGEDAEEAENGDDENGDNGEDDLEEAQPEEGGETLSLHAGGTEGTYYPLAGDMKSIVEDQTPHGIQVQSTGASVENAASLGREDTELALVQNDITYFAYNGVELDEFEDEPLENIRGIASLYPETIHIVTQEDSDIETVEDLEGASVNTGDAGSGTQVNALQILESAGVEEFDEQNTDFGTAADQIGDGDVDAAITVGGYPLGAIEDLSATQDISFVEITDEARDNLLDDAEWLAEDEIPGGTYDGVDDDVETVSVQAMLATHEGVDAEVVEEVTAAMFDNVDDFTTQSEFIDVETSQEAMPIDLHEGAEAYFDEQDVDDEDADDEDADDEDEE
- a CDS encoding DUF1850 domain-containing protein → MDHPTRRTVLVSAVALFGATAVTTASVADRTLVVADAESGDRLFEIPVDQGDAVTIAYTHSVEKTPIEDVYVVEDSSLRADRSVFHSFGAGLPTSDVERTEEGYVVEGTETHDELRLAPGEIAGHELRVGERRYPLAEAADGRVVLFLTDRGIGDAVTDGNSSERTERITSPTAAKITGTNL
- a CDS encoding TRAP transporter permease, translating into MSVDRGDEAGLSDEEQQELMEEVQRRRSHRGLAVVVVALIAIAFSTFQIWIAARGYAFGAELPVIGEVQLAALQQLQVNAIHVAFGLVLAFLLFPTSRGEGFLARQLGRIEPAVRSRFGDDHPLTRGTANAAGATRWAFLDPDMDRVAPADVVLAVLAMMPAYYTATNYDEIQQIAVHRFEDTQSLGEVFAPLAPIEAGLTAIGIPMADVSAAFVLSVLGMLLVLEATRRALGLLLTSLVALFIVYARWGYHIPGDSAIGALSIQPDTWANIMYNLWYTVEAGVHSQPVSVSVRFIYIFILFGAFLEMSGAGRWFIDMAYSATGTRKGGPAKASVVSSGFMGMLSGSSIANTVTTGAFTIPLMKRSGYSPEFSGAVESSSSSGGQMLPPVMGAAAFLIVEFTGTPYADVIIAATLPALAFFFGMWVMVHFEAVRGGIGGLPRSELPDVRSALRSGWFYFIPLVLLLYFLVIARYSINRAGWLTIVAVVALLAIVAAYDERTRVPLLATLAAAYLAQAGSYVVFGGGLLDTVQALAGLEPAGEPLAITDAAVAAIGDFGVIAILVSAVFILLRPRADAPLLDFDPEVDAAAERSAKTFNRPSLAGNRGYRFGAFVLKSMDSGARTATTVVVAVAAAGVVPGVISVSGLGPNLAALISEVSGDSMLILLTLTGVAAIIFGMGMPTTAMYIILVAMLEAPLVEAGVIVLAAHLFVLYWGLMADVTPPVAVAAFAGAGVAKAEEMKTAAIAFLLSLNKVLVPFAFVFSPGILLLRDGEIMGWGDLTDLGYVVPDVVIPVVGMFLGVYALGVTIIGYQYTEVTQVNRALYSIASILLMVPEIPLLLVEGILTLAGVPSALTIFEITASLRGIGLAMLVGLSYRNRSRADLEDADADTATSAPAAGDA
- a CDS encoding PH domain-containing protein, which codes for MSDASKQPADSSSRGFRTVLGLYLGVLVAGVAASVAATQSVSEAVLVAVFAGGLATGAILGVVAARLDDDLAIRLGRSRRRRALLYLPGIPGLLGAAAVATSWSPIASTFVATGSSLSVLVVGYVLGGIARSEYVEAVTAGEPTATWSWTPPGGGKVDTFVALAWLFIAFANAVGGNWAAAVVWLLIAVGWIVAGAIEGRWQTRWGTHPEIRVHDDGLVKRRPFTKTFVPWDEVSHVRLHEDELVLDRGLFDVRLERSELAELEAARETIERCIETAGADARSVP